CAAAAGTCTGATTTATTCGACTTTTTTAATGGCCAATATCTATATGCGTAAAGAAGTCGGGGATTACTTCAGCAATAGCGTGGATGAAACCCCTTTACTGCATTTATGGTCTTTAGGGGTAGAGGAACAGTTCTATATTTTTTGGCCATTGATTCTGTTGTTTTTGCTGCGCAAAGTTCCCTTGAAATGGCTTGGAGTCATTATTGCAGGATTGATTTTGTGCTCTTTGCTCAATGCTGAACTCGCAATTGCAGAAAATGCTGCCAAGGCCTATTACACCATGCCAGTGCGCGCGTTTGAGTTGCTCTTGGGCGCAATCATCATTTTCGTGCCCACATGGCCACTGAAACGTTTTTGGTCGTGGCTGGGTATTACCTTAGGCCTTGTCATCTTGGTATTCTGTGCATTGTATTTTAATGAGAATACCCATTTTCCAGGGCGTACAGCTTTGTTGCCTTGTCTGGCTACGGCACTGATTATTTATCTTGGGCAACTCGATCACAAGAGTAATCTTCTGCTCAATAATCCACTCAGTCGCTATCTCGGTAAGTTATCCTACCCGATGTATTTGTGGCATTGGCCGCTGATTGTTCTGTTTCAGTTGCATCTATGGCCATTAACCCTATTCAATCAGTTCTTGATCATCGGCATAACGCTGATCTTGGCTTATATCACCTATCGTTGGGTTGAAATGCCTTGTAAGACCTTCATTCGTGTGGCGACTCCAAAAGTGATTCTGTGGGGATTCGTGATACCTGCTGTAATTGTCACTACGGCTGCAGCCAGTGTGATTCAACACAAAGGTTTCCCCCAGCGCTTTTCACCTGAAGTGAATCAGCAAATTGCTGCATTACAGTCCTTTGCCCATCGGATCCGGATTAATTGTCATGGTTATCCGAATGCAGAGGAATTGCCGAGTATAAAACGCTGCATTTTAGGTGAACATAAAGCGGAAATTGATTTTCTGTTGATTGGTGATTCCCACGCCAACCATTTCACGGGCATGCTGGATGTTTGGGCGAAGGATGCGCACCTGCGTGGGTATGATGTCACACAAGATACTACAGTCTATTTGCCAGGTGTTGAAATGCTGGAGGAGTCTTCTGTCAGCGCTGATACCGTGGATCAAACTTTTAAAGCGCGGAATGAGGCGATCACAGCCCATTTAAAAGAGCATCGGTATAAATTTGTCGTATTGTCGGGTTACTTCAATCATTATTTTGATGAAAAACTGCGTACAGCAACCGCCCAGCACACTGAGCAGGCGTATATGCAAGGCTTGAGAAATGCGATACAACAGATCAAGGCATCCGGGGCACAACCCGTTATATTGATGGATACCCCCGATTTGCAGGAACTGCGCGCCAGTTGTCCTGTACGTGCAACAGCATTGCATTTGAAGAACGTCTGCCAAGGTTCTTATCTGCAATTTCAGCAGGAAAGTGCAAAATTTCTGCAGATGGTGCAGCAGCTCAATCAAAGGTATCCAGATTTAGTCGTGATTGATCCTGCACGAGCTATGTGTGATCAGCAGGTCTGTCAGCTATCACTTAATGAGGTGCCACTTTATCGTGATCAGGACGATGACCATCTTAACTATCAAGGGTCTACCGAACTTGGACGTGAATATTTAAAACGCTTTGGCAATCCATTACGGTTTTAAGGTTACGCATAAAAAAGGAGCTTTGATTAAAGCTCCTTTTTTACATCGGTTAAACTCAGGCCCGTAATTTTGCCAGGAAACGGCTTAAACGGTTAATGGCTTCGCGCAATTCATTCTCTGCGGGTAAGAACACCACACGGAAATGATCGGGGCTTGGCCAGTTAAACCCCGTGCCTTGTACTAACAATACTTTCTCCGCACGCAGCAGATCGAGCATCAGTTGTTCATCGTCTTCAATATGGTAAACATTTGGGTCAAGACGTGGGAAACAGTACATTGCACCTTCTGGTTTGACACAAGACACCCCTGGAATTTCGTTCAGCATTTCCCAGGCAATATTGCGCTGTTCATACAAACGGCCGCCCGGACGGGTCAGATCATTTATCGATTGATAACCGCCCAGTGCGGTTTGAATCGCATATTGAGCCTGGTGGTTGGCACACAAGCGCATTGAAGCCAGCATATCCAGACCTTCAATATAATCTTGTGCACGGGATTTATCACCGGTAATTGCCATCCAGCCGGAACGGAAACCCGCAATACGATAAGCTTTGGACAGACCATTAAAGGAAATACACAACTGATCGCCTGCTAAAGAGGCGACAGAGACATGCTCGATGCCATCATAGACAATTTTGTCGTAAATTTCGTCAGCAAACAGGATCAGGTCATATTTCTTCGCCAAAGCCACAATCTGTTCCAGAATGTGACGTGGATACACAGCACCTGTTGGATTGTTCGGATTAATGATGACAATCCCGCGTGTGTTTGGCGTGATTTTGCTTTCCATATCCGCGATGTCCGGATACCAGAAATTTTCTTCATCACATTTATAGTGGATCGCAGTACCACCAGATAGGTTTACTGCAGCTGTCCATAACGGATAATCCGGCATTGGCACCAGCATCTCATCGCCATCATCGAGCAGACCTTGCATGGCAATCATGATGAGTTCAGATACACCATTACCAATATAGACATCTTTAACGGTCAGGCCAAACACGCCTTTTTGCTGGTAGTATTGGCAGATGGCCTTACGTGCGGGGAAAATCCCTTTGGAATCGGTATAACCCACTGCGTTTGGCAGGTTCATTGCAACGTCATTGATAATTTCTTGTGGAGCTTCGAAGCCAAATGGAGCAGGGTTACCAATATTGAGCTTAATAATTTTATGCCCTTGTTCTTCCATTTCATTGGCCGCTCGTAACACTGGTCCACGAATGTCATAGCAAACATGCTCAAGCTTAGACGATTTTTTAATTTCGCGTGGTGTCGTGTTACCTAAAACGGACATAATCTCATCCAATTATATGTATGTTAAGAAAAAAATAGATTCACTGAAAATGCACAATCTATGGTGAAATTTCGCTAGAAATTTATCAATCTCTAGCGTAAATATGGACGTACAGAAGCATGACACCGAATGCTATCGATTTAAAGGAGTTAGTCATGGGAAAACTCAATAAAACAGACCGAGAATGGCAAAGAGAGTTATCACCAGAAGAGTTTCGCATTACGCGTCAAAAGGGAACGGAGCCTGCTTTTACCGGTAAATACTGGAACAGCAAACAGCATGGAACCTATGTGTGTCGCTGCTGTGGTGCAGAATTGTTTTCGTCTGAAACCAAATATGACAGTGGCAGTGGCTGGCCAAGTTTTTACCGTCCTGTCAACTCTGCTGCGATTGAAGAGCATCAGGACAGTTCCTATGGTATGAACAGAACTGAAATCGTTTGTCATCATTGTGACGCACATTTGGGGCATGTCTTCCCGGATGGTCCTGAACCGACAGGACTGCGTTATTGCGTAAATTCAGCCTCTTTAGAATTAAAAACACAAGAAAAAACCGATGAGGAAAATTATCCATGACCAATATTTATCAGTTTGAAGCTGAACGTTTAAATGGGGATACCCAGTCTTTTGCCGACTATCGTGGCAAAGTTTTGTTGATCGTGAATACCGCAAGTAAATGTGGTTTTACGCCGCAATTTGCTGGATTAGAAAAACTTTATCAGCAGTACCATGCACAAGGACTGGAAGTTCTGGGATTTCCCTGTAACCAGTTCGGAGGGCAAGATCCCGGAACCAACCAGCAGATTGGTGAATACTGCAAAAAAAATTACGGGGTGAGCTTCCCGATGTTTGCCAAGATCGATGTGAAAGGTCCGGAAGCGCATGTCCTGTTCCGCTTCCTGACTCGGGAGGCCAAGGGCTTGTTAGGCAGCCAGAGTATTAAGTGGAATTTTACCAAGTTTTTGGTCGGTAAAAATGGTGAGGTATTAAACCGTTATGCACCGACCACCAAGCCCGAGGCTTTGGCCGAAGATATTGAAAAGGCGTTGGCACAAGCCTAAGCATAAAAAGGGCGATCATTTAATCGCCCTCATTTTGCCTGACGACAGTCTTTTATAAAATCGCTTTTAAGCGTTGGATGACCTGCTCGCACTGGGCAAGATCTGCGACCAAAGCCATACGTACATGGTTTTCACCCGGATTACCCTGTTCAGTATCCCGCGATAAATAACGGCCCGGAAGTACCTTGATATGGGCTTTTTCCATGAGCATCTTGGCAAAGACTTCATCATTGTCCACTTTCAGCCAGTAATAGAAACCGGCATCTGGTTTTTGTAGAGGCAATAAATGACTGAGTTCAGATTGGAACAAATCGAATTTCGCACGGTACTGCTGACGGTTTTCTTCCACATGTGCTTCGTCATTCCATGCTGAAATTGACGCCAATTGGTGTTGAACCGGCATTGCTGCACCGTGATAAGTGCGGTATTGCAGATAAGGTTTTAATAATGCCGCATCACCGGCGACAAAACCGGAACGCATGCCGGGCAAGTTAGAGCGTTTTGAAAGCGAATGGAACACGATACAGTTTTTATAGTCATCGCGACCCAATTCTGCACACACTTCTAGCAGACCGGTTGGAGCCTCATCAAACCACAATTCCGAGTAGCATTCATCCGAAGCGATGACGAAACCGTATTGATCTGACAGTGCAATCAACTTTTTAAATTGTTCTTTCGATAACACCGCACCGGTTGGATTACCGGGTGTACAGACAAAGAGGAGTGCTGTTTTTTCCCAGACTGCAGCTGGTACGGCATCAAAATCACCAAGATAATGATTTTCTTCCGTACAGTTAATGAAATATGGCTGTGCACCTGCGAGCAGTGTTGCACCTTCATAAATCTGGTAGAACGGATTCGGCATCACCACATAAGGGGCATCTTCGCGTTTGATCAGGGCCTGTACAAAGGAGAAAATCCCTTCACGGGTTCCGGAAACGGGCAAGACGTGCTGTTCAGCACTGATGCTATTCAGTTTGAAACGACGGGTCAGCCAGTCGGCAATGCTCTGGCGTAATTCTGGCAAGCCCTTACTGTTGGGATAGGTCGATAAATGCTGGAAGTTGTCAATAATCGCCTGTTTCACAAACTCTGGTGCAGGATGTTTCGGCTCACCAATCGATAACGGAATCAAAGGTAATGCCGCAGGGGTAACATCTTGAAAGAGTTTGTTTAACTTTTCAAAAGGATAAGGATGCAATAATGACAAACTAGAGTTCATGGAATCAATACCGAACAGTTGAACTTAATGTGGGATTACCACTTGGCTGGTTGCTTCATCAAGCGCCGCTTTTAATTGTGCAGCGAATTGACGGGTTTCCGCATCATCCAGCGGGGTGCCATCTTTTTTCGTGACAAAGAAGATATCTTCTGCGCGCTCACCCAGAGTTGCAATTCTAGCAGAATGGATATCCAAACCCTGCATCATAAACAATCCACCGACGCGTGCCAGTAAACCTGGCTGGTCAAGTGTTGAAATTTCCACCATATTCTGCTGTAAAGCAGGGTTGAGGGTAATATCAACGGTGGTTTCCACCTCAAAATGACGCAATTGACGCGGGATACGGCGTTGCATTAATCCTGGATATTTTTCTGATTCGCTCAAGGCGCTGACCAGTGCATGAATCACCGTGTCTTCACGTTCAGGATCGGTGAGCAAGGTACCAAAACGGTCTAGCACCACGTAGGTATCTAGACTGAAGGCTTTAGTTGCCGTGATAATCCGTGCATCCTGTACATCGAGATCCATGCGGTCGAGCACGGCGACTGTGGTGGCAAACAGGTTGGGCTTATCTTGGGTATAAATAAAGATCTGAACCGCGTCCTGTGCCGATTTACGGTGCGCACGCATCAAGACCAGTGGTGCTGGATTGTTGCCATGCTGCAGGATGGCACGGGTGTGCCAGGCAATTTCATCCGCCGATTCTTTCAGGAAGTATTCATCACCCAGTTCATGCCAGACTTTTTCGACTTCATCGAGTGAAAACTCCTCAACCAGCAATTCACTGGCCGCGAATTTGGTGTCTTCAATCAGCATTTGATAGTTTACTGGACGGCCTAAACCGGTGCGGATGACATCACGGGCATGGGTATACAGTTGACGCATCAGTGAAGCACGCCAGCTGTTCCAGAGTTTGGGATTTGTCGCATTGATATCCGCCACAGTCAGGGTATACAGATAATCCAGATGTTCCATATCCCCGAGTTTTTCGGCAAAAGCCTGCACCACATCCGGATCGGAAATATCTTTTTTCTGCGCGGTTAATGACATTAACAGGTGATTCTGGATCAGCCAGGCAACCAGTTGACACTCGCGTTCACTAAAGCCGTGTGCACGGCAGAATTCAATCGCATCGACTGCACCGAGTTCACTGTGGTCACCACCACGGCCTTTGGCAATATCATGGAATAGCGCAGCAAGAAAGACGATGTCAGGGCGTGCCAAACGCTGGAAAACCGAACTTACGACTGGAAAGTCTTTGGCAAATTCCGGTGCCTTGAAACGGCTGAGATTGCGCAGCAACAATAAAGTATGGGCATCAACCGTGTAGATATGAAACAGGTCGTACTGCATCAGACCAACAATCTGGCCAAATGCCGGAATGTAATTGCCCAGTACGCCATAACGTTTCATTGCCACCAGCGTGTCATATAGTCGCTGGGGAGATCGGATGATGGCCATGAATAGAGCCTGATGTTCCGGATTGTTGCGGAAGCTCAGGTCAATCCGCTTGGCTGCCAAAGTGACCAGACGCAGGGTACGCGCACGGATACCTTCGATATCCGGCCGATTAGCCAACAGGTAGAACAATTCCAGAATGGCACTTGGATTTTCGGCAAACACTTTATGATGTTGTACTGCCAATTTCCCATCCACCAGCTTGAAGTTCTGGTTGATCTCTTCAATTTGACGTTCATAGTTG
This portion of the Acinetobacter sp. GSS19 genome encodes:
- the msrB gene encoding peptide-methionine (R)-S-oxide reductase MsrB, with the translated sequence MGKLNKTDREWQRELSPEEFRITRQKGTEPAFTGKYWNSKQHGTYVCRCCGAELFSSETKYDSGSGWPSFYRPVNSAAIEEHQDSSYGMNRTEIVCHHCDAHLGHVFPDGPEPTGLRYCVNSASLELKTQEKTDEENYP
- the glnD gene encoding [protein-PII] uridylyltransferase → MINTSPLLNYVKSNHDIHAINQWRTDVEKQLQDGFESGQSIRDVVNTRSNLIDEALIFLWQHAGLDQTNLGLFAVGGYGRREMLPYSDVDIMILSEDEITPEREQLISTFISSLWDVGNFKPGISVRTIRDCVDAATSDLTVATALIEARLITGNSLLAKWPRKIVSKSWTDKTFYDAKMAEQAKRYAQHNNTESNLEPDIKNAPGGMRDINQIGWIAKRHFRVNRIYDLVHLGFISEFELGVLEEAESFLWEIRHHLHRLTKRDENRLLFDYQREIAAKFGYVRQDDQHPNYPIEQFMKRYYRTAQQVSTLNEMLLAYFNESVITPRLPNYERQIEEINQNFKLVDGKLAVQHHKVFAENPSAILELFYLLANRPDIEGIRARTLRLVTLAAKRIDLSFRNNPEHQALFMAIIRSPQRLYDTLVAMKRYGVLGNYIPAFGQIVGLMQYDLFHIYTVDAHTLLLLRNLSRFKAPEFAKDFPVVSSVFQRLARPDIVFLAALFHDIAKGRGGDHSELGAVDAIEFCRAHGFSERECQLVAWLIQNHLLMSLTAQKKDISDPDVVQAFAEKLGDMEHLDYLYTLTVADINATNPKLWNSWRASLMRQLYTHARDVIRTGLGRPVNYQMLIEDTKFAASELLVEEFSLDEVEKVWHELGDEYFLKESADEIAWHTRAILQHGNNPAPLVLMRAHRKSAQDAVQIFIYTQDKPNLFATTVAVLDRMDLDVQDARIITATKAFSLDTYVVLDRFGTLLTDPEREDTVIHALVSALSESEKYPGLMQRRIPRQLRHFEVETTVDITLNPALQQNMVEISTLDQPGLLARVGGLFMMQGLDIHSARIATLGERAEDIFFVTKKDGTPLDDAETRQFAAQLKAALDEATSQVVIPH
- the dapC gene encoding succinyldiaminopimelate transaminase, whose amino-acid sequence is MNSSLSLLHPYPFEKLNKLFQDVTPAALPLIPLSIGEPKHPAPEFVKQAIIDNFQHLSTYPNSKGLPELRQSIADWLTRRFKLNSISAEQHVLPVSGTREGIFSFVQALIKREDAPYVVMPNPFYQIYEGATLLAGAQPYFINCTEENHYLGDFDAVPAAVWEKTALLFVCTPGNPTGAVLSKEQFKKLIALSDQYGFVIASDECYSELWFDEAPTGLLEVCAELGRDDYKNCIVFHSLSKRSNLPGMRSGFVAGDAALLKPYLQYRTYHGAAMPVQHQLASISAWNDEAHVEENRQQYRAKFDLFQSELSHLLPLQKPDAGFYYWLKVDNDEVFAKMLMEKAHIKVLPGRYLSRDTEQGNPGENHVRMALVADLAQCEQVIQRLKAIL
- a CDS encoding pyridoxal phosphate-dependent aminotransferase, translating into MSVLGNTTPREIKKSSKLEHVCYDIRGPVLRAANEMEEQGHKIIKLNIGNPAPFGFEAPQEIINDVAMNLPNAVGYTDSKGIFPARKAICQYYQQKGVFGLTVKDVYIGNGVSELIMIAMQGLLDDGDEMLVPMPDYPLWTAAVNLSGGTAIHYKCDEENFWYPDIADMESKITPNTRGIVIINPNNPTGAVYPRHILEQIVALAKKYDLILFADEIYDKIVYDGIEHVSVASLAGDQLCISFNGLSKAYRIAGFRSGWMAITGDKSRAQDYIEGLDMLASMRLCANHQAQYAIQTALGGYQSINDLTRPGGRLYEQRNIAWEMLNEIPGVSCVKPEGAMYCFPRLDPNVYHIEDDEQLMLDLLRAEKVLLVQGTGFNWPSPDHFRVVFLPAENELREAINRLSRFLAKLRA
- a CDS encoding glutathione peroxidase, which produces MTNIYQFEAERLNGDTQSFADYRGKVLLIVNTASKCGFTPQFAGLEKLYQQYHAQGLEVLGFPCNQFGGQDPGTNQQIGEYCKKNYGVSFPMFAKIDVKGPEAHVLFRFLTREAKGLLGSQSIKWNFTKFLVGKNGEVLNRYAPTTKPEALAEDIEKALAQA
- a CDS encoding acyltransferase family protein, which encodes MSINYRPDIDGLRAIAVLLVIFNHVGWSFFSGGYIGVDIFFVISGYLITTILLKDMQQQRFSVAQFYKKRVIRLAPAYFTVLLTVSAVGYWLLLPQELVQYSKSLIYSTFLMANIYMRKEVGDYFSNSVDETPLLHLWSLGVEEQFYIFWPLILLFLLRKVPLKWLGVIIAGLILCSLLNAELAIAENAAKAYYTMPVRAFELLLGAIIIFVPTWPLKRFWSWLGITLGLVILVFCALYFNENTHFPGRTALLPCLATALIIYLGQLDHKSNLLLNNPLSRYLGKLSYPMYLWHWPLIVLFQLHLWPLTLFNQFLIIGITLILAYITYRWVEMPCKTFIRVATPKVILWGFVIPAVIVTTAAASVIQHKGFPQRFSPEVNQQIAALQSFAHRIRINCHGYPNAEELPSIKRCILGEHKAEIDFLLIGDSHANHFTGMLDVWAKDAHLRGYDVTQDTTVYLPGVEMLEESSVSADTVDQTFKARNEAITAHLKEHRYKFVVLSGYFNHYFDEKLRTATAQHTEQAYMQGLRNAIQQIKASGAQPVILMDTPDLQELRASCPVRATALHLKNVCQGSYLQFQQESAKFLQMVQQLNQRYPDLVVIDPARAMCDQQVCQLSLNEVPLYRDQDDDHLNYQGSTELGREYLKRFGNPLRF